The stretch of DNA TCCCGCCGGCTTCTCGTTGTTGCTGTCAAACCCGATGCGGCTCTCGTGGAACTCGGTGATGGTGAGACCGAGCGGATTGATCGTCTCGAACTGGGGAAACCGCTGCGACTGCTGGTTCACCTGGGCCGGGTTGATGTAGTACGTGACAGACAGCATCCAGTGCTCGGTACGCGGTGCCTGGGAGGTTCGCGATGAATAGAGCTTGTCGAGGTTCACTAGCGCCGTTCCCCTCGCCAGAGTCACGTTCTGGACCGTCTCCTCGCTCATGGCTGTGATGGTCACGTTCTTTACTTCCACCTCGCTCTGCTCCGTCTGGCCGGACATTACCTCCGAGATTTTGTGATTCGTGTTGTCGTCGGCCATGCCCTGAGCTGCAAGCGGCTGGGAGAGAAAGTAGTAGTTGAGCGGGTACTTCTTCGCGACCGTTTCCTTGTTGAGCGTGAACCGGTAATTGGCCCAGTCCGTAAGGTAGGTGCGCACCTCGCCTTCGCGCGGGCTGTACTGGAGATCGCTGTACTGGATAGCCTGCGCCCGGCCCATCTCATCGATGCGAACGTAACGGTTCACCAGCGGTTTCTTAGACAGAGAAGCGATGGTTACCAACGATCCAAGCAGGGCGATGGATAGCGCCCCAATCACGAACCGGCTCGTCTTCCGCTCCGCGTAGTGAGAGGCATAGACCTCATTCGCAATCTGGTCAGTGAGCATCGCTTGCTGGGGCGTCCATGCTGCGTCGGTGAGCGGGGCGGTTTGGGTTGCCATGTGAGTTCCTTTCGGGTTGAGCGCTGTGGTGGAAAAGAACGCGGACGATTGCGACGATGACAGCCACCAAAAGAATCCACCGGAAGATGCGCAGCAGCTTTCTGGGAGCGGCTGGGTGGATGAGTACCGGGTGTTCGTCATAAAACGGAGGTCGAAACATAGCTACACCCCTACAAGGGCTATCAGTTGAGAGCCAACGGATTCAGCACGGCCAGCCATCCCGGCAGCCCCGCCGAAGATCGCCTGGGTCAGGCTCGGAATGAAAAGCATGTTGAAGATAAAGGCGACAAACATCGTGATCACGGGCACAAGATTGGCGAGCCACATTGCAATGGAGTAGTCCCCGTTGAATGTCTGCTGAAGGAACGTGGTGAGGAAACCGGCCCAGACGAAAAGGAAGGCTGCAGCGACGGCTCGAATCATCGCGAAACCAATCAGCACATCGATGTACTGGAAGAACTTCGAGCGGAAAGAGTTCGTTAGATAGAGCGGAATGAACACTGGTCCGAACAGAGCCGACACGCCGTACAGAATGAACGAGCTGATGTTTATAAGGAAGAGAATGGCCGACGACACACCCAAGATTGCTTGCACCACCATGTAGCAAAGAAGCTCAAGCGGAGCTGTAAGCGACGGCGTGTCCATCTTTGTTGAGGCCTCACGGAGAAGGCTGGTAAGGGTGTTGAGAGAGGTTTGGTCTAAAACCTGTGCCAGCGCCTCAGCAAGGTAACTGAACAGATGGTTAAACCCGAAGCTGGCACCTGGGAATGGATTTACCCAGAAGTGCTCCAGCAGGGCGCAAAAGCCGAGCCTAAGCATGAAACGCATGACGGTTCCGGCATCCACACTTTGTGGACGAAAGCTGATGGTCCAGTTGGCCGTATTGATTGAGATGACCATCTGGACCAGCATCATGATGGCGACGAAGCTGAGCAGAGACATGCCGACACTCGTCAGCACGCCGCCGTTCTGAGTCGTTAGGTTCGTAAGGTTCTGCGCAAAGACGGAGAGCCAATTCACACCCTGAGCTGGGGCTTGAAACATCGCTAGTAGTGCCATCGGAAGTCCTCAGAATCTTGGCGTCGTGGTGGTTGTAGACAGCTACGGAAGGTAGTTGTTCCAGGTCTTCTGCTCATTCGCAGGCATCTTGCTCTTGGAACGGCGGATTGTGTCCACCTTCTTCGCTTCGTCCTCGCGATACTTCTGATCCGCTGCAGCCTGGCGCTGCTGTTGTTCAAGGACGGCAGCGGTGCGAGCTGCCGCCGCTGCCTGGTCCTTGCGGATGCCGTTCTGCCTGACCAACAATCCACCGAT from Granulicella tundricola MP5ACTX9 encodes:
- a CDS encoding VirB8/TrbF family protein, with amino-acid sequence MATQTAPLTDAAWTPQQAMLTDQIANEVYASHYAERKTSRFVIGALSIALLGSLVTIASLSKKPLVNRYVRIDEMGRAQAIQYSDLQYSPREGEVRTYLTDWANYRFTLNKETVAKKYPLNYYFLSQPLAAQGMADDNTNHKISEVMSGQTEQSEVEVKNVTITAMSEETVQNVTLARGTALVNLDKLYSSRTSQAPRTEHWMLSVTYYINPAQVNQQSQRFPQFETINPLGLTITEFHESRIGFDSNNEKPAGSAFVPASPGRPIIPGTGSGVQAAPSMAAQSGGQQ
- a CDS encoding type IV secretion system protein; this translates as MALLAMFQAPAQGVNWLSVFAQNLTNLTTQNGGVLTSVGMSLLSFVAIMMLVQMVISINTANWTISFRPQSVDAGTVMRFMLRLGFCALLEHFWVNPFPGASFGFNHLFSYLAEALAQVLDQTSLNTLTSLLREASTKMDTPSLTAPLELLCYMVVQAILGVSSAILFLINISSFILYGVSALFGPVFIPLYLTNSFRSKFFQYIDVLIGFAMIRAVAAAFLFVWAGFLTTFLQQTFNGDYSIAMWLANLVPVITMFVAFIFNMLFIPSLTQAIFGGAAGMAGRAESVGSQLIALVGV